The following coding sequences are from one bacterium window:
- the thyX gene encoding FAD-dependent thymidylate synthase, whose protein sequence is MAHADNPEADALLDKEFPVLDKGFVRLVDYLGSDARIVQSARVSYGAGTKTVREDKGLIDYLMRHRHTSPFEQVNFTFHVKMPIFVARQWVRHRTARMNEISGRYSVMRDEFYVPEIEHVNFQSETNRQGRADQAAPEAIAAKFRDDLVRMNRETYEHYEALLAEGVSRELSRINLPLSLYTEFYWQMDLHNLFHFLSLRLDAHAQLEIRLFSRAIADIVKVVCPFAYESFERHILNGRRFASDEIDAIRAMIKGEKPDLPKRRMAEFLAKLGMAEEEDEPES, encoded by the coding sequence ATGGCCCACGCAGACAATCCCGAAGCCGACGCGCTTCTCGACAAGGAATTTCCCGTCCTGGACAAGGGCTTCGTGCGCCTTGTCGATTACCTCGGCTCGGACGCGCGCATCGTGCAGTCGGCGCGCGTGTCGTATGGCGCGGGCACCAAAACGGTGCGCGAGGACAAGGGGCTGATCGACTACCTGATGCGTCACCGGCATACGTCGCCGTTCGAGCAGGTGAACTTCACGTTCCACGTGAAAATGCCGATCTTCGTGGCGCGTCAATGGGTCAGGCACCGCACCGCGCGCATGAACGAAATCAGCGGCCGTTATTCCGTGATGCGCGACGAGTTCTATGTGCCCGAGATCGAGCACGTGAATTTCCAGAGCGAGACGAACCGGCAGGGGCGCGCGGACCAGGCCGCGCCCGAGGCGATCGCCGCGAAGTTCCGCGACGATCTCGTGCGGATGAATCGCGAGACCTACGAGCACTATGAGGCGCTGCTGGCCGAGGGCGTTTCGCGCGAGCTGTCGCGCATCAATCTGCCGTTATCGCTTTACACGGAGTTTTACTGGCAGATGGACCTGCACAACCTGTTTCATTTCCTCAGTCTGCGCCTGGACGCGCACGCACAGCTCGAAATCCGCCTGTTTTCGCGCGCCATTGCCGATATCGTGAAGGTGGTGTGTCCGTTCGCGTACGAGTCTTTCGAGCGCCACATCCTTAACGGCCGGCGTTTTGCGTCCGACGAGATCGACGCGATCCGCGCGATGATCAAGGGCGAAAAGCCGGACCTGCCCAAGCGGCGGATGGCGGAGTTTTTGGCGAAGCTGGGGATGGCGGAGGAAGAGGACGAACCGGAGAGTTGA